A single Vicinamibacteria bacterium DNA region contains:
- a CDS encoding nitrilase-related carbon-nitrogen hydrolase, whose amino-acid sequence MSRIVKGGLIQCRNPINDEARPVQEIQAAALEKHLPFIEQAGQAGVQILCLQEIFNGPYFCPSQDARWYDAAEPVPGPTTEALVPYAKKYRMVTIIPVYEREQAGVYYNTAAILDADGRYLGKYRKNHLPHTAGFWEKYFFKPGNLGYPVFDTAYGKVGIYICYDRHFPEGARLLGLKGAEIVFNPSATVAGLSQYLWKLEQPAHAVANGYFMGCLNRVGEEPPWKIGKFYGHSYFVDPRGKILAEGSEDEDELVTAEMDLDLIEEVRRVWQFYRDRRPETYQEMTALLP is encoded by the coding sequence CCAGGCCGCCGCCCTCGAGAAACATCTTCCCTTCATCGAGCAGGCGGGCCAGGCGGGCGTACAGATTCTCTGTCTCCAGGAGATTTTCAACGGTCCGTATTTCTGCCCGTCCCAGGATGCGCGCTGGTATGACGCTGCCGAGCCGGTGCCCGGTCCGACGACCGAGGCGCTCGTGCCCTACGCAAAGAAATACCGTATGGTCACGATCATTCCTGTCTACGAGCGCGAGCAGGCGGGCGTTTATTACAACACCGCCGCGATCCTCGATGCCGACGGCCGATATCTCGGCAAGTACCGCAAGAACCACCTGCCCCACACCGCCGGCTTCTGGGAAAAGTACTTCTTCAAGCCGGGGAACCTGGGCTACCCGGTATTCGATACCGCCTACGGCAAGGTGGGCATCTACATCTGCTACGACCGTCACTTCCCCGAAGGCGCCCGTCTTCTCGGGCTCAAAGGGGCCGAGATCGTGTTCAACCCGTCGGCGACGGTGGCGGGGCTCTCGCAATACCTCTGGAAGCTCGAGCAACCGGCACACGCGGTGGCCAACGGCTACTTCATGGGCTGTCTGAACCGGGTCGGGGAAGAGCCGCCGTGGAAGATCGGCAAGTTCTATGGCCACAGCTACTTCGTGGATCCACGGGGGAAGATTCTCGCCGAGGGAAGCGAGGACGAGGACGAGCTGGTGACGGCGGAAATGGACCTCGACCTGATCGAGGAGGTGCGGCGCGTCTGGCAGTTCTACCGCGATCGCCGACCCGAGACCTATCAGGAAATGACGGCGCTGCTTCCTTGA